One Turneriella parva DSM 21527 genomic region harbors:
- a CDS encoding RibD family protein has product MYRDRFDHLCDLFSFRHGRCAACHFQYQGRYSSRPVLLKPTLRLNMAMTLDGHVAHPTEAWNFGSSEDRRRMDRLREWADCLIVSRKTLEHDNMDLRVRTKPHSRSHPRPVIVLNSAEPLKAGLKVLQHSKIEGEVWISETAKSATLAEIWPDLTHPWQLNRYKDVRDIVASLYGRGFQKLLLEGGPSLNGRFFFHSLVDEFFLTLLPLLWGGKTTDRSVVSENSLPLERFRLRRAEKRGDEMFFRYVRRQRPTPKVKPVS; this is encoded by the coding sequence ATTTATCGCGATCGGTTCGATCACCTTTGCGACCTATTTTCTTTTCGGCATGGCCGGTGCGCTGCTTGCCATTTTCAATATCAAGGCCGATATTCGTCGCGCCCAGTTCTTCTGAAGCCCACGCTGCGACTCAACATGGCCATGACGTTAGATGGCCATGTCGCCCACCCGACTGAAGCCTGGAACTTCGGCAGCAGCGAAGACCGCCGCCGTATGGATCGCCTGCGCGAATGGGCTGACTGTCTCATTGTCTCGCGCAAAACCCTCGAACACGACAATATGGATCTGCGGGTGCGCACGAAACCGCACAGCCGTTCGCATCCAAGACCCGTGATTGTTCTGAACAGCGCCGAGCCTCTCAAAGCGGGCCTAAAGGTCTTGCAGCACAGCAAAATCGAAGGCGAAGTGTGGATTTCAGAAACTGCTAAATCCGCAACGCTGGCTGAAATCTGGCCCGATTTAACCCACCCATGGCAGCTCAACCGGTACAAAGACGTGCGCGACATCGTCGCTTCGCTCTATGGCCGGGGTTTTCAGAAACTGCTGCTCGAAGGCGGCCCGAGCCTCAATGGCCGTTTTTTTTTCCACAGCCTCGTCGATGAGTTTTTTCTGACTCTATTGCCGCTGCTCTGGGGTGGCAAGACTACCGACCGCAGTGTCGTCAGCGAAAATTCTCTGCCGCTCGAGCGCTTTCGCCTGCGGCGGGCTGAAAAACGCGGCGACGAAATGTTCTTTCGTTATGTGCGCAGGCAGCGCCCGACCCCAAAGGTCAAACCTGTCTCTTGA
- the leuD gene encoding 3-isopropylmalate dehydratase small subunit, producing MEKFKTVTSKAAPLDMPNVDTDQIIPKNFLKRVERTGFGQFLFNDWRFKDDGSENADFVLNKPAHKGAEILLARDNFGCGSSREHAPWALADYGFKVIVAPSFADIFYNNCFQNGILPLKLDSAEVEKLFQAVAKDASTEFTIDLGKNELSFGNERISFSVPEALRQKLLLGLDDIGWTLQFGDAISAHESKMAAGMAIG from the coding sequence ATGGAAAAATTTAAGACTGTAACCTCAAAAGCTGCCCCGCTCGACATGCCCAACGTCGACACCGACCAGATTATACCAAAGAACTTTCTGAAGCGCGTCGAACGCACGGGCTTCGGCCAATTCTTATTCAACGACTGGCGCTTCAAAGACGACGGCAGCGAAAATGCGGATTTTGTACTCAATAAGCCGGCTCACAAGGGTGCGGAGATTCTGCTGGCCCGCGACAACTTCGGCTGTGGCTCATCGCGCGAGCATGCACCCTGGGCGCTCGCCGACTACGGTTTCAAAGTCATCGTTGCTCCGTCGTTCGCCGATATCTTCTATAACAATTGTTTTCAGAACGGTATTCTGCCATTGAAACTCGATTCGGCAGAAGTTGAAAAGCTGTTTCAGGCTGTTGCCAAAGACGCGAGCACTGAATTTACCATCGACCTCGGGAAAAACGAGCTCTCTTTCGGTAATGAAAGAATATCTTTCAGTGTGCCCGAAGCTCTGCGGCAAAAGCTGCTTCTCGGTCTCGACGACATCGGCTGGACATTGCAGTTCGGCGATGCCATCTCGGCCCACGAGAGCAAAATGGCTGCCGGTATGGCGATTGGCTGA
- a CDS encoding LTA synthase family protein, which translates to MVRMALPFVFFFALYHALLLAFVGAGGAGLIEILRTSVAAAALSLLFGQVTPALLRRRLAVARGLYIALGSALVLLMVVAFGFARLYERPFAFGFVRTDTASIWKENIVSGLYELGTAHLLLAVGLASALVWAARSVTYATVSSARRTLGVSLGAIVVVAACSYWWGYPTLMANPLLAAFAPQKQRVLQADVELRDNDLVPALESPEGLQRFAAVDAPRAERRNVILYFLESTPASVIGKRIQGKEVTPNLNRLAADSLYFTRHYANFPLSINAFYNAFCSAYALPDGAWISLSLPDFNVPCLSEILAAEGYRSIALHAGYLGYAKQKRFMQKRSFTEMHDAETLKKPPYAEGMGPWGAADERAMIRPLKAFAAAKPMSPFLAVMFAFAPHHPYNAPDGITPFITGDPDLKKSQIRYFNSLHFADMAFGEILSALKDQGILKNSVLIVVGDHGEAFYEHPGNYNHPFFLYEENIHVPLIISIDGAQPQKIDRVTSHVDILPTVLDLLKLSHRVSPMHNGKSMLRAGRQSLAHLQAYWQDEFSGIVDGRFKYIRKGTGGEELFDLLADSKELQNIAAVKPAVAELYRSLTAKAFAQKKAYYKKYGNYELTRFNPASQDQ; encoded by the coding sequence ATGGTTCGCATGGCTTTGCCTTTTGTCTTCTTTTTTGCGCTCTATCATGCATTGTTGCTGGCCTTCGTGGGGGCGGGGGGGGCAGGTCTGATAGAGATTCTGCGCACTTCTGTGGCTGCGGCAGCACTTTCGCTGCTGTTTGGGCAGGTGACACCTGCGCTGCTGCGGCGGCGGCTGGCAGTTGCACGCGGCCTCTACATCGCGCTGGGTTCGGCCCTGGTGCTGCTAATGGTTGTCGCGTTTGGTTTTGCCCGGCTTTATGAGCGGCCCTTTGCCTTTGGTTTCGTGCGCACCGATACGGCCTCGATCTGGAAAGAGAATATCGTTTCGGGTCTCTATGAACTCGGCACCGCACATCTTTTGCTTGCGGTCGGTCTTGCCTCGGCGCTTGTCTGGGCAGCGAGATCGGTTACCTACGCCACAGTTTCGTCTGCGCGCCGCACCCTGGGCGTTTCGCTCGGTGCAATCGTCGTCGTGGCGGCATGCAGCTATTGGTGGGGATATCCCACTCTTATGGCAAATCCGTTGCTTGCGGCATTTGCTCCGCAAAAGCAGCGGGTTTTGCAGGCAGACGTTGAGCTGCGGGATAACGATCTGGTGCCTGCGCTCGAATCGCCAGAAGGCTTGCAAAGATTCGCCGCAGTGGATGCGCCCAGGGCCGAGCGGCGAAACGTCATTCTTTATTTTCTCGAGTCGACGCCGGCGAGTGTCATCGGCAAACGCATTCAGGGTAAAGAGGTCACGCCGAACCTCAACCGCCTTGCAGCAGATTCTCTTTATTTCACGCGGCATTACGCCAATTTTCCGCTCAGCATCAATGCGTTCTACAATGCTTTTTGCAGCGCGTATGCTTTGCCCGACGGCGCGTGGATATCGCTCTCTTTGCCCGACTTTAATGTTCCATGCCTCTCAGAAATTCTCGCCGCCGAAGGTTACCGCTCGATCGCGCTGCACGCAGGGTATCTCGGCTATGCGAAACAAAAGCGGTTCATGCAGAAACGCAGCTTCACCGAAATGCACGACGCCGAAACGCTCAAGAAACCGCCGTACGCCGAAGGCATGGGGCCGTGGGGTGCAGCTGACGAACGAGCGATGATTCGACCTCTCAAGGCCTTTGCCGCAGCGAAGCCCATGTCGCCGTTTCTGGCTGTGATGTTCGCTTTCGCTCCCCACCACCCCTATAATGCGCCCGACGGCATCACGCCCTTCATCACAGGCGACCCTGATCTCAAAAAATCGCAGATCAGATATTTCAATTCTCTGCACTTTGCCGATATGGCCTTCGGTGAAATCTTATCAGCGCTGAAAGATCAGGGCATTCTCAAGAACTCGGTTCTTATTGTTGTGGGCGACCATGGTGAGGCATTTTACGAGCACCCAGGCAACTATAACCATCCCTTTTTTCTCTATGAAGAAAATATTCATGTGCCTCTGATAATCAGCATCGACGGGGCCCAGCCGCAAAAAATTGACCGCGTCACGTCTCACGTCGATATTTTACCGACGGTGCTCGACCTGTTGAAACTGAGCCACCGGGTGAGTCCGATGCACAACGGCAAATCGATGCTGCGTGCGGGCCGGCAAAGTCTTGCGCATCTGCAGGCCTATTGGCAAGACGAGTTTTCAGGCATCGTCGATGGTCGGTTCAAATACATACGCAAAGGTACGGGTGGCGAAGAACTTTTTGATTTGCTTGCAGATTCCAAAGAGTTGCAGAACATCGCCGCAGTAAAGCCGGCGGTTGCCGAACTCTACCGCAGCCTTACCGCCAAAGCGTTTGCACAAAAGAAAGCCTATTACAAAAAATACGGCAACTACGAGCTCACGCGCTTCAACCCCGCGAGTCAGGACCAGTAA
- the nagZ gene encoding beta-N-acetylhexosaminidase — MRKSKKSILVILVGLALGAGLYALWKFLYLPQKYNRLTQKILNGAFAALDDAALAGQPIHIAIPGTELTEQNRKIITELKPGGIIFFGFNLEDAAQIKKLTSDLQRLASELEIPPFLISTDQEGGYVRRVRDGVLQTPPAMNLGETGDSELCRATGYHVSHGLGQLGINVFFAPIVDINNNPNNPVIGLRSFGSTIKAVVDCALPFEEGARLAHLAGGSLPVIKHFPGHGDTHVDSHWALPVIDKPLQELRAFELVPFEKAIQAGAQAVMTAHILYPQVDKDAPATLSAKWLTTTLRGDLKFQGVVFTDAMEMSALSKHYSHIVRPVAAIKAGADVMLYTSWQEEPPEAKAKILEAIKNGDLPRISNGDGERSALERAVMNQLTAKLPYIDAGKYLTPEEAAWYRQYGEERVAKKKSARVLYDTEALQQKYAKIKWSPSKKKGGPIWLAGRKNKG, encoded by the coding sequence ATGCGAAAAAGTAAGAAATCAATTCTGGTGATTCTGGTTGGCCTCGCCCTGGGCGCCGGCCTCTATGCTCTGTGGAAATTTCTGTACCTGCCGCAAAAATACAACCGACTTACCCAGAAGATTCTGAACGGCGCCTTCGCAGCGTTGGACGATGCGGCACTCGCGGGCCAGCCGATACATATCGCGATACCCGGCACCGAACTGACCGAGCAGAACCGCAAGATTATTACCGAGCTCAAACCGGGCGGCATTATATTCTTTGGCTTTAACCTCGAAGACGCGGCGCAGATCAAGAAGCTGACATCTGATCTGCAGCGACTCGCATCAGAACTCGAAATACCGCCGTTTCTGATTTCAACCGACCAGGAAGGCGGGTATGTGAGGCGCGTGCGCGACGGTGTCTTGCAGACACCGCCTGCGATGAACCTCGGCGAAACCGGCGACAGCGAGCTCTGCCGGGCAACCGGGTATCACGTGAGCCACGGCCTCGGGCAATTGGGCATCAATGTGTTCTTCGCCCCCATCGTCGATATCAATAACAATCCGAATAACCCGGTGATTGGGCTGCGCAGCTTCGGGTCGACGATTAAGGCCGTCGTCGACTGCGCCCTACCGTTTGAAGAAGGCGCAAGGCTTGCGCATCTTGCCGGTGGATCTCTACCCGTCATAAAACATTTTCCCGGCCATGGCGATACGCACGTCGACAGCCACTGGGCTCTGCCGGTGATCGACAAACCCCTGCAAGAGTTGCGGGCCTTTGAGCTGGTGCCTTTTGAAAAAGCGATTCAGGCGGGTGCACAGGCGGTGATGACCGCGCACATTTTGTACCCACAGGTTGATAAAGACGCGCCGGCGACGCTCTCAGCAAAATGGCTGACGACGACACTGCGCGGCGATCTGAAATTTCAGGGAGTCGTGTTTACCGATGCGATGGAAATGAGCGCACTCAGCAAACACTACTCTCACATCGTGCGGCCGGTTGCCGCAATCAAGGCCGGTGCCGACGTGATGCTCTATACTTCGTGGCAAGAAGAACCGCCTGAAGCGAAAGCGAAAATTCTCGAAGCCATTAAGAACGGGGATCTACCCCGAATATCGAATGGCGACGGCGAGCGCTCAGCCCTTGAACGCGCAGTCATGAACCAACTGACTGCGAAACTGCCCTACATCGATGCGGGCAAATACCTCACGCCAGAAGAAGCTGCCTGGTACCGGCAATATGGCGAAGAGCGGGTGGCGAAAAAAAAGAGCGCCAGGGTACTCTACGATACCGAGGCGCTGCAACAGAAATACGCGAAAATCAAGTGGTCACCTTCGAAAAAGAAGGGCGGGCCCATCTGGCTCGCTGGCCGAAAGAATAAGGGTTAA
- the leuC gene encoding 3-isopropylmalate dehydratase large subunit, with amino-acid sequence MAKTLFEKVWDAHLVGIYSAPGAPKREENKNLIYIDLHLIHEVTSPQAFDGLRMAKRKVRRPDLTFATMDHNVPTKDRDKPVKDPISAKQMDFLKRNCAEFGIPCFDLSSYNQGVVHVIGPELGLTLPGKTVVCGDSHTSTHGAFGALAFGIGTSEVEHVLATQCLVQSKAKTMRVNFKGKLNPGVYAKDMVLALIGKIGTAGATGFVLEYAGEAIEALSMEGRMTICNMSIEAGARAGMIAPDDKTFAYLEGREHAPKGEAWQKAVAYWRTLKTDPGAKFDVEVEIDCNTLAPQVTWGTSPGMVVDVTANMPRLSDAKDDVERVGIKKALEYMDFAEGTAIGQIKLDKVFIGSCTNSRIEDLREAAKVIKNRKVAGSIKLAMVVPGSHRVKDQAEKEGLHEIFKSAGFEWREPGCSMCLAMNDDVLEPGERCASTSNRNFEGRQGKGGRTYLVSPAMAALAAIHGHFVDARSEITA; translated from the coding sequence ATGGCAAAAACGCTTTTTGAAAAAGTCTGGGATGCACACCTCGTGGGTATCTATTCAGCGCCGGGTGCGCCTAAGCGCGAAGAGAACAAGAACCTCATCTACATCGACCTGCACCTCATTCACGAAGTCACGAGTCCACAGGCATTCGACGGCCTGCGCATGGCAAAGCGCAAGGTACGCCGGCCAGACCTCACTTTCGCTACGATGGACCACAACGTACCGACTAAAGATCGGGATAAGCCCGTGAAAGACCCGATCAGCGCCAAACAGATGGATTTTCTCAAGCGCAATTGCGCCGAATTTGGCATACCCTGCTTCGACCTTTCAAGCTATAATCAGGGCGTCGTGCATGTGATCGGCCCCGAACTGGGCTTGACTCTGCCGGGCAAAACCGTCGTCTGCGGCGATTCGCATACCTCAACGCATGGAGCGTTCGGAGCGCTTGCGTTTGGCATCGGCACCTCTGAAGTCGAACATGTGCTCGCGACACAGTGCCTCGTGCAGTCAAAGGCGAAAACGATGCGCGTCAATTTTAAGGGCAAACTCAACCCCGGCGTTTATGCGAAAGACATGGTGCTTGCGCTGATCGGCAAAATCGGCACCGCCGGAGCCACAGGTTTTGTCCTCGAATACGCCGGTGAAGCGATCGAAGCGCTCTCGATGGAAGGCCGCATGACGATCTGCAACATGTCAATCGAAGCTGGCGCGCGTGCAGGCATGATAGCACCAGATGACAAGACATTTGCGTATCTCGAAGGCCGCGAGCATGCGCCAAAAGGTGAGGCCTGGCAAAAAGCCGTGGCGTACTGGCGTACGCTCAAGACCGACCCGGGCGCAAAGTTTGACGTTGAAGTCGAAATCGACTGCAACACCCTCGCACCGCAGGTAACCTGGGGTACTTCACCGGGAATGGTCGTCGATGTCACGGCAAACATGCCCAGACTCAGCGACGCCAAAGACGACGTAGAACGGGTCGGCATCAAGAAGGCTCTCGAATACATGGATTTTGCCGAAGGTACCGCGATCGGCCAGATCAAACTCGATAAGGTTTTTATCGGCTCATGCACCAATTCGCGCATTGAAGACCTGCGCGAAGCGGCGAAAGTCATCAAAAACCGCAAGGTTGCCGGTTCGATTAAACTCGCGATGGTCGTGCCCGGCAGCCACCGCGTCAAAGACCAGGCCGAAAAAGAAGGTCTGCACGAAATATTCAAATCGGCCGGTTTCGAATGGCGCGAGCCAGGTTGCTCGATGTGCCTGGCGATGAATGACGACGTGCTCGAACCCGGCGAGCGCTGCGCATCAACATCGAACCGCAATTTTGAGGGTCGTCAGGGCAAAGGTGGACGCACTTATCTCGTGTCACCCGCTATGGCTGCACTAGCGGCGATTCACGGTCACTTTGTAGACGCTCGTTCAGAGATCACTGCGTGA
- a CDS encoding SemiSWEET family sugar transporter, which translates to MIDYLGFLAGFTTTVSFLPQVVRVYKTKSGRDISVWTMALLSFGVLLWLIYGSLIMSLPIIIANAVTLVLVSAILFLKLIYARRNSLKEVAPVDGN; encoded by the coding sequence GTGATCGACTATCTCGGTTTTCTTGCAGGTTTCACCACGACAGTTTCGTTCTTACCCCAGGTTGTGCGCGTCTATAAGACTAAGTCAGGCCGCGACATCTCTGTGTGGACGATGGCGCTCTTGAGTTTTGGCGTTCTTCTTTGGCTGATCTATGGCAGCCTCATCATGAGCCTGCCGATCATCATTGCCAATGCCGTGACGCTGGTTTTGGTGTCGGCAATCCTATTTTTAAAACTTATCTACGCGCGGCGCAATTCACTGAAAGAAGTAGCCCCGGTAGACGGCAACTGA
- a CDS encoding TraR/DksA family transcriptional regulator, with translation MAKSPFSAKELTEFKDQLLEKKEHLIKEIQGKEAELTSGEKDEVGDMADLATELIERELNMSLSEVDRSRLEEIDAALNRIKEKTYGICVDTGEVINKARLKAVPEALRTLAAQEAYDRQMRKKKTMQRMPDLD, from the coding sequence ATGGCTAAATCTCCGTTTTCTGCAAAAGAACTCACCGAGTTCAAAGACCAGCTGCTCGAAAAAAAAGAGCACCTGATAAAAGAGATTCAAGGCAAAGAAGCTGAACTCACCAGCGGAGAAAAAGACGAAGTCGGCGACATGGCAGACCTCGCTACCGAGCTGATCGAGCGCGAGCTAAACATGTCTCTCTCAGAGGTCGACCGTTCGCGCCTCGAAGAAATCGATGCAGCGCTCAATCGCATCAAAGAAAAAACCTATGGCATCTGCGTCGATACGGGCGAAGTAATCAACAAAGCCCGTCTCAAAGCGGTGCCAGAAGCGCTCAGAACCCTCGCGGCGCAAGAGGCGTACGACAGGCAGATGCGCAAAAAGAAAACCATGCAGCGCATGCCCGATCTCGACTGA
- a CDS encoding ExbD/TolR family protein, with translation MAGSSQKGSGPISDINVTPLVDIMLVLVIILMVTAEFTRYKTIPVNLPKVNAAAVKSEPHRLTVTIKKTGDLFIQDKPALNLDDVFDQVKAAKETYPDLAVILRAEGDHPYRKVLTVLDKIKAAGASKVGLAVDADKTY, from the coding sequence ATGGCCGGCTCGTCGCAAAAAGGTTCTGGGCCGATCAGTGATATCAACGTCACACCGCTCGTTGATATCATGCTCGTGCTCGTCATTATTCTGATGGTCACGGCTGAATTTACCCGTTACAAAACGATACCTGTCAATCTGCCGAAAGTGAACGCGGCGGCGGTAAAAAGCGAGCCGCACCGGTTGACCGTGACGATTAAGAAAACCGGCGACCTGTTTATTCAAGATAAGCCGGCGCTAAACCTCGACGACGTGTTCGACCAGGTCAAAGCGGCGAAAGAGACCTACCCCGACCTCGCTGTGATTCTGCGCGCCGAAGGCGATCACCCGTATCGCAAGGTGCTCACTGTACTCGATAAGATAAAGGCTGCAGGCGCATCTAAGGTCGGCCTTGCGGTTGACGCAGACAAGACATACTAA
- the mutL gene encoding DNA mismatch repair endonuclease MutL — translation MSRIQKLDAALIAQIAAGEVIESPAAIVKELVENALDAGATSIDIRVLGDGFDEIQVRDNGTGIVAADLELAVTSFATSKISSLEDLLKARTMGFRGEALGSIASVSRLTIESRSKAEEHGSSIQVDEHGRQIAPAAIDAGTRVVVRDLFYNVPVRRDYYQNVAKTRKQLSEMFIALAVASPGVAFRYDNAIDEPVVLSRQAAVIGRMQGIWGEKIAQDVMPLYHEVNGIALEGYISRFYFYRTHASDVRFWVNRRPVVYKPLVMLLRNAYGELMPKGRFPFAALFLSLPETEVDVNVHPQKREVRFRDEKRVLSLLRDAFHRTISEGGGIAAHSMVRMPGNMPATAGLSREEPPDQRDATAFHLPLFEKAPENFTEAGAELSASAQARPAVPQNLVLHSRIFNTFIVATNDEGLFLIDQHTAHERINYERFLRRLAEKRDMAQQLATPVALGIAAPDRGRILAKRDTLAVMGFMLEDLGPAGLALTSVPSYLDPGEEGDALQKAVAIIEHDEEADSAVLFDQLAKDLSCRHAIRKGETASLTDFAELIDQLRRCASPLRCPHGRPTIVRIDEREIFSYFKRQV, via the coding sequence ATGTCCCGTATTCAAAAACTCGACGCAGCGCTGATCGCGCAGATTGCCGCCGGCGAAGTCATCGAATCGCCCGCAGCCATTGTGAAAGAGCTGGTCGAAAACGCGCTCGACGCAGGTGCAACGTCGATTGATATCCGCGTCTTGGGCGATGGTTTCGATGAAATACAGGTTCGCGATAATGGCACGGGTATTGTTGCAGCTGATCTCGAGCTCGCCGTCACAAGTTTTGCGACGAGCAAGATTTCTTCGCTCGAAGACCTGCTGAAGGCGCGCACTATGGGCTTTCGCGGTGAAGCGCTGGGTTCAATTGCTTCGGTAAGCCGGCTCACGATCGAATCCCGGTCGAAGGCCGAAGAGCATGGCTCGTCGATTCAGGTCGACGAGCACGGCAGGCAGATCGCACCGGCGGCTATCGACGCGGGCACGCGCGTTGTCGTCCGTGACCTGTTTTATAATGTACCTGTGCGCCGTGACTATTACCAGAATGTCGCCAAAACACGCAAACAGCTGAGCGAGATGTTTATCGCCCTCGCGGTGGCATCGCCGGGCGTCGCGTTTCGTTACGATAACGCCATCGATGAGCCGGTGGTACTGTCCCGGCAGGCAGCTGTCATCGGCCGCATGCAGGGCATCTGGGGTGAAAAGATCGCGCAAGATGTAATGCCGCTTTACCACGAGGTCAACGGCATCGCGCTCGAAGGTTATATTTCCCGGTTCTATTTTTACCGCACTCATGCCTCTGATGTGCGTTTTTGGGTGAACCGTCGCCCTGTCGTCTATAAGCCGCTCGTGATGCTGCTCAGAAATGCATACGGCGAACTGATGCCGAAGGGGCGATTCCCGTTTGCCGCGCTCTTTCTCAGTCTACCCGAAACCGAGGTGGACGTCAATGTGCACCCGCAGAAGCGCGAAGTCAGATTTCGCGACGAGAAGCGCGTGCTGTCGCTGCTGCGCGACGCATTTCACCGCACGATATCAGAGGGGGGTGGTATTGCCGCGCACTCGATGGTGCGAATGCCAGGTAACATGCCGGCGACCGCGGGATTATCGCGGGAAGAACCGCCCGATCAGCGCGATGCAACGGCATTTCACCTGCCTCTGTTCGAGAAAGCGCCCGAAAATTTTACCGAAGCGGGCGCCGAATTATCTGCCAGCGCTCAGGCGCGGCCTGCGGTGCCGCAGAACCTGGTGCTGCATTCGCGCATCTTCAATACGTTCATTGTGGCTACCAACGACGAGGGCCTGTTTCTGATCGACCAGCACACGGCGCATGAGCGCATCAACTATGAGCGCTTTCTGCGCCGACTCGCTGAAAAGCGCGACATGGCGCAGCAGCTGGCGACGCCCGTCGCTTTGGGTATCGCGGCGCCCGACCGCGGCCGCATTCTCGCAAAACGGGACACCCTGGCAGTAATGGGGTTTATGCTCGAAGACCTCGGCCCTGCGGGGTTGGCGCTGACCAGCGTCCCTTCATACCTTGACCCGGGTGAAGAGGGCGATGCGCTGCAGAAAGCGGTCGCGATCATCGAGCACGACGAAGAGGCCGACTCTGCAGTGCTATTTGACCAACTGGCGAAAGACCTTTCATGCCGGCATGCCATTCGCAAGGGCGAAACAGCCTCATTAACCGATTTTGCCGAGCTGATCGATCAGCTACGCCGGTGTGCATCGCCGCTCAGATGCCCGCATGGCAGGCCGACAATTGTGCGCATCGACGAGCGCGAAATCTTTTCTTATTTCAAGAGACAGGTTTGA
- a CDS encoding MotA/TolQ/ExbB proton channel family protein, with protein sequence MRYRLFIVASVTMLSATLLLNAQQPPAAGQAPAAATPVPAAEAAPAAANTLAEAGRWHFGSDPTVWVMIFIFNLALFVVLERVYVLRKVRGDSAGLVEYLTAALHKGDAIDKVAEKAAESQYGLEGRVAALSLKGWDKGEHAMKEYAEAALIAERRSLEKRLVILSTLGNNTPFIGLLGTVLGIMKAFRDLAEMGDSGPSVVMRGISEALIATAMGLAVAIPVVIAYNALSRIVQDKLSQAEEIATLIRAIRLNK encoded by the coding sequence ATGCGATACCGTCTCTTTATAGTGGCATCGGTCACGATGCTCTCTGCGACCTTGCTGCTGAATGCGCAGCAACCACCAGCGGCTGGTCAGGCACCGGCTGCAGCAACACCTGTCCCGGCAGCTGAAGCTGCCCCCGCGGCAGCCAATACGCTTGCCGAAGCCGGGCGCTGGCATTTTGGTTCAGACCCGACAGTCTGGGTCATGATCTTCATCTTCAACCTGGCGCTTTTTGTCGTGCTTGAACGCGTCTATGTGCTGCGCAAAGTGCGTGGCGACAGCGCGGGCCTCGTCGAATACCTGACCGCAGCACTGCACAAAGGTGATGCAATAGATAAGGTAGCCGAAAAAGCCGCTGAATCGCAATACGGCCTCGAAGGCCGTGTGGCAGCCCTCTCGCTCAAAGGCTGGGACAAAGGCGAGCATGCGATGAAAGAATACGCTGAGGCGGCGCTCATTGCCGAACGCCGCTCGCTTGAAAAGAGACTCGTCATTCTGTCGACACTCGGTAACAACACGCCGTTCATCGGTCTCTTGGGTACTGTTCTCGGTATCATGAAAGCCTTTCGCGACCTCGCCGAAATGGGCGACTCGGGCCCTTCTGTCGTGATGCGCGGTATTTCTGAAGCCCTGATCGCGACGGCGATGGGCCTTGCGGTGGCTATTCCCGTGGTGATCGCCTATAACGCATTATCGCGTATCGTACAAGATAAACTATCGCAGGCTGAAGAGATTGCAACCCTGATTCGGGCAATTCGCCTGAACAAATAA
- a CDS encoding LysR family transcriptional regulator encodes MEIRQFRYFAEVYRTGSLSLAAENLSMTQPALSQQIALLERELKTRLFDRSRKGMTATEAGEAFAPRAALILAQITDLETTLRPKAEPGEVTFAVGETLAAHFVPALMKKLKVRFPETRFRVRESNLTEMKTALREGQVDFALSPEMIDDRAYTNRYLLEDEILPVVQANDALATRPEWEKMRHRDWILFQPGSAIRKISDAIFSGVDRKFTPRIVMELSSVAGAVHCLEAGLGIGFISALSLKPGLTPIRVPALVRRRRFYVSYRKNHERALPIVEAILANATPDAQIARR; translated from the coding sequence ATGGAAATACGCCAGTTCAGATACTTCGCCGAAGTCTACCGCACGGGCAGTCTGTCGCTCGCGGCCGAAAATCTCTCGATGACACAGCCAGCGCTTTCTCAGCAGATCGCGCTGCTTGAACGCGAGCTGAAGACCCGGCTTTTCGATCGCTCGCGAAAAGGCATGACCGCGACCGAGGCGGGCGAAGCGTTTGCGCCACGCGCCGCTCTGATACTGGCACAGATTACCGACCTCGAAACGACGTTGAGGCCCAAAGCGGAACCCGGTGAAGTGACGTTCGCGGTCGGCGAAACCCTCGCAGCGCATTTTGTGCCTGCGCTCATGAAAAAACTCAAAGTCCGCTTTCCTGAAACGCGGTTTCGGGTGCGCGAGAGCAACCTGACCGAAATGAAAACTGCGCTGCGCGAAGGCCAGGTGGATTTTGCGCTCTCACCCGAAATGATCGACGACAGGGCCTACACCAACCGCTATCTTCTCGAAGACGAGATATTACCGGTCGTGCAGGCCAACGATGCGCTCGCGACGCGTCCCGAATGGGAGAAAATGCGGCACCGCGACTGGATACTCTTTCAACCGGGCTCTGCGATCAGAAAAATTTCTGATGCCATCTTCTCGGGTGTCGACAGAAAATTTACCCCGCGTATCGTTATGGAACTCAGTAGTGTCGCGGGCGCGGTACACTGTCTCGAGGCAGGGCTTGGTATCGGTTTTATATCCGCACTTTCGCTGAAGCCAGGACTGACGCCGATTCGTGTGCCGGCGCTGGTGCGCAGGCGCCGTTTCTACGTCAGCTACCGTAAAAACCACGAGCGTGCGCTGCCAATAGTCGAGGCAATTCTGGCAAACGCGACACCCGACGCGCAAATAGCCCGCAGGTAG